GTCCACCTTGCGGAACCACTTCATCATGCGCCGTGTTTCCGTGTAGCTGCGGCGTTCGACCATCAGACGCGCATCGAGATCGGCGGGCAGGCGTTCGGTGGCGATCATTGCGCTGCGGAACGGCACGAGTTCGCGCTGATACGGCGAGGTGGCCGGCGTGAGATCCGAATAGGCATTGGTCGCGACGATCACCTGCTTCGCACGCACCGTACCGCCCGGCGTGCTCAACGTCACGTGCCTATCGCCGGGTGCGCGATGCATCTGCAGTACCGGTGTCGATTCGTAAATCGGCACGCCGCGCAGCGTCATGCCGCGCGCGAGTCCGCGCACGTATTCGAGCGGCAGGATCGTGCCGGCATCGGCGCTCAGCACACCGCCGGCAAACCCCTTCGACCCCGTCTCGCGCTCGACTTCGGCGCGCGATAGCACGCTCATCGACGTATCGCCGAGCTTCGTGCGCACCCAGTCGGCTTCGGCGCAGATCGCCGCGAGCGCGCGCTCGGTGTGTGCGCAGCGCAGGCTGCCCGTATGCTCGAAGCGGGCCCGCGCGAGCCCGAACTCGTCGACCAGCGATTCGACGACCCGCACGCCTTCATGCGCGAGCCGGTGCATGCGCTTCGCGGTATCGAGGCCGTGCACCTGGTCGATGGTGGGAAACGACAGTCTGAATTTCGACGACACCACGCCGCCATTGCGCCCGCTTGCCCCCCAACCGACCGGGTTCGCGTCGAGTACAGCGCAACCGACACCGCGTTTTTGCAGCGCATAGGCTGCGGCGAGACCCGAGTAGCCCGAGCCGATCACCGCGACTTCGACGTCGAGATCGCGCGCGAGCGGCACGCCGGCATGCATGGCCGCGCCCGCATCGGGCGAGGCGGCAGCGAGCGCTTGCCAGAGCGACTCAGGCAGGGACGAGGGGCGTGCTGTCGGCGCGAGCATCGGCTCAGGCGGCGAGGCGCGCTTCGGCTTCGACGGCGTCCGCGAGCGCGGCGAGCGTCGGGAACGTGAACGTCGGCGTCGTGACGGCTTCAGGCACCGGTGTGGCGCCGAACCCCCGCTTGCCCTGACGGCGCTCGATCCAGCAGGTCGCATAGCCCAGTTTCGTGGCAACGCCGATGTCGTGGTACTGGCTTTGCGCGGTGTGCAGGATCTCGCCGAACTTGTAGCCGAATGCGGCCTGGCGGCCCCGGTTGTACGCGAAGAATTGCGGATCGGGTTTGGCGACGCCGGTTTCGTCGCAGCAGACCGTGTCGTCGAACGGGTCGCCAAGCGTGTGGGCGTAGGCCGACAGCGCGACGCGGTCCGCATTGGTCATGGCAACCAGGCGGAAGTGTTTGCGCAGACGTTTGAGCGCGGCGACCGAATCCGCGAAGGCGGGCCATTCGAGTACGTCGCGCTGGAACGCGGCGGCTGATTGCATGTCGTCGGGCAGACCGAGTTCCTTCGCCAGCGACAGGTAGACGTTCGCCATTTCGTGGCTCGAGCGGCCCGGATGAGCAGCACGGCCGCGCATGTACGGCTCGAAGATCTGGTCGTCGGTCAGGTCCTGCGCTGCAGGGCCGCCGAGACGCCGCACGGAGGCGAGCACGCCACGCTCGAAGTCGATGAGTGTGCCGACGACGTCGAACGTCAGGACCTTGAAATCGGTGAGCTTCATGAAATCATCCTTTTGCTGTTTGCTGTGAAAACGGGAGAGGGAATACCCCAGGCGTGGGCGGCCGAAAAATGAGTGGGGTCAGGCGGGCACGACGATCGTGTCCTGCGGATCGAGCGCGACGCTCATCGGCGTGCCCGGCTCCGGGATGCGCCGGCGCGCGTCGTGGCCGCCCGGCTGCCTGAGGCTGATGGCGGTGCCGTCGGCGAGCGTTGCGAACACGCGCAGGCTTTCGCCCTGGTACAGCACTTCGGTGACATGGCAAGACAGACGATTCACGCCGTCACGCCGATCGCCGCCGTCGATTACGAGTTTTTCGGTCTGCACCGCGAGCAGCAGCTTGTCGCCGCGCGGCAGCGGGTGCGCGGTGCGCAAAACCGTGTCGCCGAGACGCACGGCATCGTCGCCGGCGCGCGTCACGGCGAGCAGCGTCGCCTCGCCGATGAAGCTCGCCACGAACGCGTCGCACGGACGGTCGTAGAGCCGCTCTGGCGTGTCGATCTGCACGAGCCGGCCGTTCTTCAGCACGGCCACGCGGTCGCTCATGGTGAGCGCCTCGCGCTGGTCGTGCGTCACGTAGACGATCGTCGCGCCGAGCTTGCGATGCAGCCGCCGCAGCTCGATCTGCATGGTTTCGCGCAGTTGCTTGTCGAGCGCGGAGAGCGGCTCGTCCATCAGGATCAGTTGCGGTTCGAAGACCATCGCGCGGGCGAGCGCTACCCGCTGGCGCTGGCCGCCGGACAGTTGACCGATGCCGCGGCTCTCGTAGCCCGAGAGTTCCACCATCGCGAGCGCATCGGCGACCTTCTTGGCCCACGTCGATTTGGGCTGACGGCGCGCGCGCAGCGCAAACGCCACGTTCTCGCCGACGCTCATATGCGGAAAGAGCGCGTAGTTCTGAAAGACAATCCCGATGTCCCGCTTGTGCGGCGGCGCAAATGTAATGTCGCGCTCGCCGACCCAGACCGCACCCGAACTCGGCTGCACGAAGCCGCCGAGAATGCCGAGCAGGGTGGTCTTGCCCGACCCCGACGGTCCGAGCAGCGAGACGAATTCGCCGGGGGCGATGTCGAGCGATACGTCGTCGAGAGCCACTACTGGCCCATAACGCTTCGCTGCCGATCGGATCGAAACACCTGTTTTCGCTCGTGCGTCCATTGCGTCCTGTCTCGCTGTTGAGGCCTGCGTCAGGGAAAATATAGGCCGCGTCATTATTGGCGGCAATTCCCAAATTGTTGGACAAGGCATAACATCAGGTCATGCCTAACCTTCGCAAAAAATTGCCGAGCGCCAATGCGCTGTTCGTGTTCGAAGCTGCCGCGCGCTGCGGCAACTTCACGCGCGCGGCGCAGGAGTTATACGTGAGCCAGCCGGCGGTGAGCCGCATGCTGGCGCGCATGGAAGACCATCTCGGCGTGCGCCTTTTCGAGCGCGTGCGCGGTGGGATCGAGCTGACCGAGAACGGCAGGATCCTTTACCGGAAAATCTCCGAAGGCTTCAATGGCATAGAAGGCGCGATACGCGAGATCGAGGCGCGTGCGACGGGTGTCGAGTCGGTCACGCTGTCGGTGTCCACCGCGTTCACCACGCACTGGCTGATGCCGCGTATGAACCGGCTGAACCAGGCGTTTCCGAATGTCGATTTGCGATTTCAGCTGATCTCGGGACGCATCGGCGGCCCGCTCGTCGATGTCGATCTCGGCATGCGCTTCCTGCACGAGGACGAGATCGGCGAGAACAGCGTGCTTGTGATGCCGGAGACGCTGCTGCCGGTGTGCAACCGGCGCTATCACGAGACGGCCGCGACCGGGACGGGCCGCGAGCACGGCGATACGGTGATCGTGATGGACGACGGCGAGCGCGGCTGGCATGACCGCTTCGAGGCGTTCGCGGCACATGGGCGGCATGCCGTGGGCATGCTGAGCTTCAACGACTACGCCATCGTCGTGCAGGCGGCGCTGCTCGGGCAGGGTGTCGCGCTCGGCTGGCTCAACGTGGTGTCGCATTGGCTCCTGGAGGGCGCGTTGTTGCCCGCCGAAGAGGAGCTCATCGTGACGAACCGGCGCTGCTGTCTGGTGTGGCCGGAGAATCGGGTGTTGCGTCCGGTTGCGGCGGAAGTGCGCGACTGGATCATTGAGGAAACGCACGCCGATGTGCGCGCGGTCGATCGGACCTATCCGAAGCTGGGGCTGCGGCGCTTGCTGGCGGAGGCGGGGTTGGTGATCGGTTAGGTGGTGTGTGTTGTGGTTGCAACATTGCGCACGGTGTTGTTGCCCGCGCCGTCCCGCCATCCGCATTGTTCAGGTTTGCTGGACTTTGCATCCAGCCACGACGGTCCAATAGCGGCCATCCCTCCTCCTATACTTGGTCTCCCACTCAATGTCCTGGAGGACGTCATGGCAGATCACTCTCTAAACGGCAAGGTTGTCCTGATTGGGGGCGGTGCGAAGAACCTGGGCGGGTTGATTTCCCGCGAGCTCGCCAAAGGCGGGGCGGCGGCAGTGGTGGTCCACTACAACAGCGACGCCACCCGCGGCGCGGCGGAAGAAACCGTCGCCGCCGTGCAGGCCGCCGGCGCGAAGGCGATTGCGGTGCAGGGCGACTTGACCCAGCCGAAAAACGTTACGCGGCTGTTCGATGAAGCGCTGAGCCAGTTCGGCAAGATCGATGTTGCCGTCAACACCACCGGCATGGTGATCAAGAAGCCGATCGTCGAAGTGACCGAGCAGGATTACGACACGATCTTCGCGGTCAATTCGAAAGCGGCGTTTTTCTTCCTGCAGGAAGCAGGCAAGAAGCTGGCGGACAACGGCAAGGTCGTGACCATCGTGACGTCGCTGCTGTCGGCCTATACGCCGTTCTATTCGATCTATCCGGGCAGCAAGGCGCCGATCGAGCACTACACGCGGGCGGCGTCGAAGGAGTTCGGCGAGCGCGGCATTTCGGTGAATGCGATCGGCCCGGGGCCGATGGACACGCCGTTCTTCTATCCGGCCGAATCGAAAGAGTCTGCGGCTTATCACGCGACGGCTGCGGCGCTCAGCAAGCAGACCAAAAGCGGCCTCACCGAAATCGGCGATATTGCGCCGATTGTCAAATTCCTCGTTACCGACGGCTGGTGGATCACCGGCCAGACAATCTTCGCCAACGGCGGTTATACGACCCGCTAGCCGCTGCATCGCCCGTCGCGGGTCACTGCTGCGGCGCCCGCAGCAGTGACGATTCCTCGCAACACAACCGCCATCCCTCCGCACGTCTTTGACCTTGCTTGTGCCTGCGCGGCATTCGTGTTTCAGTCTCAACCGTGAAAGAGCAAAGGGAGTGCGACTTCAATGGATCAGGTCGACCTGTTACGGGTCTTCGTGCATGTGGCCGACAAGCGCAGTTTCATCAAGACCGCGCAGGCGCTGAACTTGCCGCGTGCGACGGTTTCGCTGGCGATCCAGCAACTGGAGCAGCGCATGGGCGCGCGCCTGTTACACCGGACCACGCGGCTGGTGCAACTGACCCCGGACGGGCAGACGCTGCTGGAACGCAGCCGTAGCTGGCTGGCCGACGCGGACGATATCGACGGCCTGTTCCGCAAGGCGCCCACGGAGATCGCGGGACGCCTGAGCGTCGACGTGCCGAGCCGGATTGCGCGGCGGCTGGTGGCGCCCGCGCTGCCGGCGTTTTTCGAGCGCTATCCGAATGTGCAGGTGGTGCTGGGCTCGACCGATCGTCCGATCGACCTGGTTCAGGAGGGCGTCGATTGCGCGATCCGGGTGGGCCCGCTGAATAGTGCGAGTCTGGTCGCGCGGCCGCTCGGCCAGCTCACGCTGATCAATTGCGCGAGCCCCGCGTATCTGGCGAAGCACGGCGTGCCGCATACGCCCGAGGATCTATCGCGGCACTGGGCGATCGATTATGCGTCGTCAGGCGCCGCGCGCGTGGCCACCTGGGAGTATCAAAGCGGCGAGCAGACCATCAACATGCCCATGCGCAGCCACGTGGCCGTGAACAATGCGGAGACCTATATCGCCTGTTGCCTGTCGGGGTTAGGGTTGATCCAGATTCCGCGTTACGATGTGCAGCACCATCTCGACGCGGGCGAACTGGTCGACGTGTTGCCCGCGTGGCGCGCGCCGTCCATGCAGGTGTCGGCGATCTATCCGCATTGGCGGCATCGGGCCGATCGCGTCGAGGTGTTCGTGAGCTGGTTGATCAGCCTGTTGCAGAGCCGGTTCGATTGAGGCGTGCGTTGGAGCACAGAAGGCGGACGCTATAATTGCGCCAACCCGTCGTTGCGCACCGCTCCATCTAGTAGAAACGTCACGCGCATCGGCGGCCTGGCGAGCACCACCATCGCCGCGGCCCGTCGTCGGGACCTCTACCGCCACGCCAACCCAGCCCATGCAATTCGACCCGATTCAGTCCTTCACGCGCAAACGTCTGTCCGATGTCGTGTCCGACCAGATCAAGCGCCTGATCTCGGACGGCGCGTTGATGCCGGGCGACCGCTTGCCCGCCGAACGCGATCTGGCGACCCAACTGGGCGTGTCTCGGCCGTCGTTGCGGGAGGCGCTGATCCGGCTGGAAGCGGACGGCTACATCGAAACCTCGGGGCGGGGCGGCTTCACCGTGGTGGACGTCACCGCGCCGATCATCTCGAAGCCGCTCGCCGAACTGCTGCTGCAGAATCCGCGCACCAGCGCCGATATCCTCGAATTGCGCCAGGGTCTGGAATCCATCTCCACGGTCTACGCCGCCGAACGCGCCACCGCCGCGGATCTCGAGAAGATCCGCAGCGCATTCGAAGCGCTGAAGGCCGGCTCGCTGTCCAGCGACCGTGCGAACCTGGCCGAACTGGACGCGGCCTTTCACCTGGCAATCGCCGATTCGACTCACAACGTCGCGCTGGCTCACGTGATGCACGGCATCCACACGCTGATCCGCGAAGGGATGCGGCAATACCACCGCCTGATCGATTACGACGACGCAAAAGAGCGCCAACTGTTGACCCAGCATCAGGCGATCTTCGACGCCGTGATGGCGCGCGACGCGCAGAAGGCCCGCAAGGCGGCCGAGCGTCATCTGACGTTTGTGCGCGAATTGTATGAGGAAGAGGCGGCCAAGCCGTCCTGATTGCGACCTGACTCAGCCGATTGACACGTCCTGCCAACTTCCTTATATTCTTGGTCAGACCAACAAGACCAGTCTTACTGGTTGAGGACGTATACGGCAAATTGCTCAAGCAGCGGGAATCCGCAGTAGAGTGAGCGTATGCGTTTGTCATCGAGTCACAGCGC
Above is a genomic segment from Paraburkholderia phenazinium containing:
- a CDS encoding LysR family transcriptional regulator, with amino-acid sequence MPNLRKKLPSANALFVFEAAARCGNFTRAAQELYVSQPAVSRMLARMEDHLGVRLFERVRGGIELTENGRILYRKISEGFNGIEGAIREIEARATGVESVTLSVSTAFTTHWLMPRMNRLNQAFPNVDLRFQLISGRIGGPLVDVDLGMRFLHEDEIGENSVLVMPETLLPVCNRRYHETAATGTGREHGDTVIVMDDGERGWHDRFEAFAAHGRHAVGMLSFNDYAIVVQAALLGQGVALGWLNVVSHWLLEGALLPAEEELIVTNRRCCLVWPENRVLRPVAAEVRDWIIEETHADVRAVDRTYPKLGLRRLLAEAGLVIG
- a CDS encoding HAD-IA family hydrolase; the encoded protein is MKLTDFKVLTFDVVGTLIDFERGVLASVRRLGGPAAQDLTDDQIFEPYMRGRAAHPGRSSHEMANVYLSLAKELGLPDDMQSAAAFQRDVLEWPAFADSVAALKRLRKHFRLVAMTNADRVALSAYAHTLGDPFDDTVCCDETGVAKPDPQFFAYNRGRQAAFGYKFGEILHTAQSQYHDIGVATKLGYATCWIERRQGKRGFGATPVPEAVTTPTFTFPTLAALADAVEAEARLAA
- a CDS encoding NAD(P)/FAD-dependent oxidoreductase, whose product is MLAPTARPSSLPESLWQALAAASPDAGAAMHAGVPLARDLDVEVAVIGSGYSGLAAAYALQKRGVGCAVLDANPVGWGASGRNGGVVSSKFRLSFPTIDQVHGLDTAKRMHRLAHEGVRVVESLVDEFGLARARFEHTGSLRCAHTERALAAICAEADWVRTKLGDTSMSVLSRAEVERETGSKGFAGGVLSADAGTILPLEYVRGLARGMTLRGVPIYESTPVLQMHRAPGDRHVTLSTPGGTVRAKQVIVATNAYSDLTPATSPYQRELVPFRSAMIATERLPADLDARLMVERRSYTETRRMMKWFRKVDGRMLFGGRDAFGKEGQMTGFDALQRAMVALFPALAGVRVAYRWSGYVGMTFNSLPHVGRSDDATTFCLGYNGAGVAMASLLGQHAAALALGETPELSLLGAPGLRPVPFHSLRAPGVRLVAAWYQFLDAVGA
- a CDS encoding SDR family oxidoreductase — encoded protein: MADHSLNGKVVLIGGGAKNLGGLISRELAKGGAAAVVVHYNSDATRGAAEETVAAVQAAGAKAIAVQGDLTQPKNVTRLFDEALSQFGKIDVAVNTTGMVIKKPIVEVTEQDYDTIFAVNSKAAFFFLQEAGKKLADNGKVVTIVTSLLSAYTPFYSIYPGSKAPIEHYTRAASKEFGERGISVNAIGPGPMDTPFFYPAESKESAAYHATAAALSKQTKSGLTEIGDIAPIVKFLVTDGWWITGQTIFANGGYTTR
- a CDS encoding FadR/GntR family transcriptional regulator, giving the protein MQFDPIQSFTRKRLSDVVSDQIKRLISDGALMPGDRLPAERDLATQLGVSRPSLREALIRLEADGYIETSGRGGFTVVDVTAPIISKPLAELLLQNPRTSADILELRQGLESISTVYAAERATAADLEKIRSAFEALKAGSLSSDRANLAELDAAFHLAIADSTHNVALAHVMHGIHTLIREGMRQYHRLIDYDDAKERQLLTQHQAIFDAVMARDAQKARKAAERHLTFVRELYEEEAAKPS
- a CDS encoding ABC transporter ATP-binding protein, whose amino-acid sequence is MDARAKTGVSIRSAAKRYGPVVALDDVSLDIAPGEFVSLLGPSGSGKTTLLGILGGFVQPSSGAVWVGERDITFAPPHKRDIGIVFQNYALFPHMSVGENVAFALRARRQPKSTWAKKVADALAMVELSGYESRGIGQLSGGQRQRVALARAMVFEPQLILMDEPLSALDKQLRETMQIELRRLHRKLGATIVYVTHDQREALTMSDRVAVLKNGRLVQIDTPERLYDRPCDAFVASFIGEATLLAVTRAGDDAVRLGDTVLRTAHPLPRGDKLLLAVQTEKLVIDGGDRRDGVNRLSCHVTEVLYQGESLRVFATLADGTAISLRQPGGHDARRRIPEPGTPMSVALDPQDTIVVPA
- a CDS encoding LysR family transcriptional regulator — protein: MDQVDLLRVFVHVADKRSFIKTAQALNLPRATVSLAIQQLEQRMGARLLHRTTRLVQLTPDGQTLLERSRSWLADADDIDGLFRKAPTEIAGRLSVDVPSRIARRLVAPALPAFFERYPNVQVVLGSTDRPIDLVQEGVDCAIRVGPLNSASLVARPLGQLTLINCASPAYLAKHGVPHTPEDLSRHWAIDYASSGAARVATWEYQSGEQTINMPMRSHVAVNNAETYIACCLSGLGLIQIPRYDVQHHLDAGELVDVLPAWRAPSMQVSAIYPHWRHRADRVEVFVSWLISLLQSRFD